CAGAGAAACTCGACGTTTTCGCCGTTGATTTGCGCCCGGACATGTACCTTGTTATGCACGGTCGATTCTCCTATAGGCTCCGGCGGGCGCGCTCGCAGGCCGCGTGCAGCGCCCGGCGCGTCAACACAACGGTCAGATGCTTGCGCTGTTCTGCGGTTCCACGGATATCGCTGATCGGCGTGGCGGCCCGACCCGCGATCTGGGCGGCTTCCTCAATGGCCTGATCCGACACGGCCTGTCCGGCAAGCCGCTCACCCGCCTCACGGACAAAGAGAGGGATCGGCGCGACCGCGGCCACTGCGACCCGTGCCGAGCGGAAGTGCGTCCCGTCCTCGCTGAGTACGACGGCTGCGCCAGCCCCGACGACAGCGATGTCCATCTCGTTGCGCGGAATGAAGCGGAGATAATGCGCGCCGAATCCCTTGACCGGCGGTTTGAGGCGCAGTTGAACCAGAAGTTCCCCTTTTTGCAGGACGGTTTGGCCGGGCGCGCGACAAAACGACTCGACGGGAACGCTTCGGAGGCCGTTCGGCCCCATAATGACGCACACCGCTTCATGGACGATCAGCGCCGGGATCGAATCAGCGGCCGGCGAAGCATTGGCAAGGTTGCCGCCAAGCGTCGCTCGCCCCTGTATCTGCGTGCCGCCGATCAGCCTCACGGCATCGACGAGACCCGGATAGTGCGCCGCGACCGCCGGATCGTCGCAGATGCGCAGGCACGACACCGCAGCGCCAATCGTCAGCCCTGTGCCGGGATCGTAAGACAGTTCGCTGAGTTCGGGGATATGCTTGATATCGACCACCACGTCGGCCGACCGCCGGTTTTCCCGCATCTGGACGAGTAGATCGGTCCCCCCGGCAAGCAACCGGACCTGCGGGCCATCCTGCGCAAGCAGGGTTGTCACTTCATCGATGCTTTGGGCCGCAACATAGTCAAATGCTTTCATGGGCCGCACTCCGTATCAGGGATTGCATTGACGGTTCAATATAACACCCACCGGTATGAGGACAAAATGCGATGCCCACAGAACAGATCCGCCGGACTGCTTTCGGGGAGATCCCCGGGTCGCGGCTTTGCGCCCTATAACTTCAGCAGGCGGTGACAACTCTCTGTACCTGCTCATGGCGATTGGACACGCACGGGTCTCCAATCGCAACTATCGCATACAACGGAGTCAAGAGGGTTGCAGCC
The sequence above is drawn from the Candidatus Flexicrinis proximus genome and encodes:
- a CDS encoding xanthine dehydrogenase family protein subunit M — protein: MKAFDYVAAQSIDEVTTLLAQDGPQVRLLAGGTDLLVQMRENRRSADVVVDIKHIPELSELSYDPGTGLTIGAAVSCLRICDDPAVAAHYPGLVDAVRLIGGTQIQGRATLGGNLANASPAADSIPALIVHEAVCVIMGPNGLRSVPVESFCRAPGQTVLQKGELLVQLRLKPPVKGFGAHYLRFIPRNEMDIAVVGAGAAVVLSEDGTHFRSARVAVAAVAPIPLFVREAGERLAGQAVSDQAIEEAAQIAGRAATPISDIRGTAEQRKHLTVVLTRRALHAACERARRSL